A single Anaerotignum faecicola DNA region contains:
- a CDS encoding amidohydrolase family protein yields the protein GVHLIIHGQALNDECLDIMAEKGIYFCPTIQFLHEWFKTYPPTYVPEIHDQFEGSDVVEKELNRVYANLRRAKEKGIGLTIGSDSFCSSLTPYGYTAMGEMYSFVECAGISEMDTIVAATKVGAEMLKVD from the coding sequence CCGGTGTTCATCTGATTATCCACGGCCAGGCTTTAAATGACGAGTGTCTTGATATCATGGCGGAAAAAGGTATCTACTTCTGCCCGACGATCCAGTTCTTACACGAATGGTTTAAGACATATCCGCCGACATACGTACCGGAAATCCATGATCAATTCGAGGGCAGCGATGTCGTGGAAAAAGAATTAAACCGTGTTTACGCTAACTTAAGAAGAGCAAAAGAGAAAGGCATTGGTCTTACCATTGGTTCTGATTCCTTCTGCTCCAGTCTGACGCCATACGGTTATACCGCAATGGGTGAGATGTACTCCTTCGTGGAGTGTGCAGGCATCAGCGAAATGGATACCATCGTTGCCGCTACCAAAGTAGGCGCTGAGATGCTGAAGGTTGATG